From the genome of Triticum aestivum cultivar Chinese Spring chromosome 1A, IWGSC CS RefSeq v2.1, whole genome shotgun sequence:
GTCGTCGGAGGGGATCGATTGTGAGAGTGAGGGGGGTGCGGGGGGCGCTCGGGCAGGTTTTCTTTTcccctagtagtagcgctgggtagaggccggcgctactgctaagcccaccagCTGTAGCGCCCGTTCGAAACAAACGCTACAGGTAAGTGGGCTACCGTTTTTGCCATGCGGCCCATGTAACAACAGCGCGGCCCAAGCTAACAAATGGTGCTGTTATttaatagtagtagcgtgttttctacccagcgctactggtaaatacCAGTAGCATGGGGTCAGAAACAGGCGCTACTGATAAACtcctacctataagcattttcctagtagtgtttgttTGACTTTACGGTGCGAAGACTATTACCCATTTGGCTTCATACTGTAttccattctgatccatactacctatctgctgttagtcttcgtgcttttactatattgcttacttgactatgactTGTCTAGTATAGTTCATTttccgctgcatatcatataggttcattCCAACattttgtcttcaaagacctcgtgttttgaaggatttcataaaaatcgcctattcacccccctctgaTTGACAATTAACACTTTCAGTTGCCAACTAGGCACTGTTCAAACATTGCCGTATGTGCCTCAAGCATTTGTGAGATCACTAATAAATAAAAAAAAGTGTTATACAACCAGCCACTCTTTTAGGCTTGACACCGGTGATCGTATTTTTTTGGATTTCTTTCAGCCTTTTCGATGGTGttcgtttagtgggaggagacgttttcgTTAACTATCAATTTCAAAATATTGTGTCGGCTACGTATCTCGAAGGTGTTCATAGGACAGAGTGTCCGTACGTGCGTTCATAAGAATACATTTTTTTTAGACTAGTTCATAGGAATAAGTGAGCATATGCGATTGTTCATAGGATTAACTACTTCATCATTTTCTCTAGAAAAAAATACTTCGTGATTTTTTTTAAAGCCAGCCATTATTTTCCCTTGCGCTCAACATTTCCCCTTGGCTGCCCGGGCTCGACCCGGCGCGGTCTTTTCCCTTCCACGAGTGGGTGCGGCGGGGagctcccctccctccctcccgctcCACATTTTCCCCTCCTCTCTCTGCACGCGGGCCACACCAGCGGGAAGCCTCTCGAATTCGCTTTCCACCGCCCATTGTCCCGCGCGACCCCCGCTCCCAAAATTCAAACTCCTCGACCGTTCCCTACACCATCCCCTTCCCCGGCCAGACCACCACTTCCACCCCCAACCCCGCAATCCCCCACACCCAAACCCAAACCCCAGCCACCAGCTAGCGCGCACACTACCTCAGCCCCCCACACCCAAATCCCCAGCCGCTAGCCAGCGCGCACGCCGCCTCGGCGCGCGCACGCCGCCATGGCGCCCGCCGCGAAGAAGCCCCCGCTCAAGTCCAGCTCCTCGCACAACTCCGCCGCGGGGGACGCCGCCGGGGGGAAGACCATCGAGGAGACCTACCAGAAGAAGACGCAGCTGGAGCACATCCTGCTGCGCCCGGACACCTACGTCGGCTCGGTGCAGAAGCACACGCAGCCGCTCTGGGTCTACGAGGGCGGCGCCATGGTGCACCGCCCCGTCGCCTACGTCCCCGGCCTCTACAAGATCTTCGACGAGATCCTCGTCAACGCTGCGGACAACAAGCAGCGCGACCCCTCCATGGACTCCCTCAAGGTCGACATCGACGTCGGCGGCTGCTGCATCTCCATCTACAACAACGGGGACGGCGTGCCCGTCGAGATCCACCAGGAGGAGGGCGTCTACGTGCCCGAGCTCATCTTCGGCCACCTCCTCACCAGCAGCAACTACGACGACAACGAGCGCAAGACCACCGGCGGCAGGAACGGCTACGGCGCCAAGCTCGCCAACATCTTCTCCACCGAGTTCGTCATCGAGACCGCCGATGGGCGCCGGCAGAAGAGGTACCGTCAGGTAAGACAGTCGTGGACCCCGTGACCGTTTTACGGCTGATGTTCTGGTTTTCGGGTCGGTGTTTGGGGCTGGATTGGTTAGATCTGGAGGCATCTGGCGAATCGATGTGCCATGTGACTAACGAGGCGCGCCTGGTTGTGATCGTTGTTCTTAATCTGGGGCTGGATTAGTGTTTGGGGCTGGATTAGTTAGATCTGGAGGCATCTAGAGTTGAGAATCTGGTGGTATTGGAGCGCGAGACCGTTGTTCCTGTGTGTGTTGTTTAATTGGGCAAACGGCTGGAGATTCTGCAGGGTTGGTTCAAAGTTTCTCGTCTGTAGAACCTGCTTGCATACGTTTTTCACATCTAAttcctatgtcattgatcttacgttgagattcgtgtggatatttttttttctttttccttttcctctttatgcatgattcactcacttagatgtgcaataactagagcacatctagatgtgccctagacacacccttTTTCTTAACAGTTTTGTtgaagcacatctagatgtgccataagtattgcacatctaagtcctatgtcattgatcttaatTATTACTAATCCGAATCTTGTTTCCTTTGATAGTTTATAGCATTGCTCAGTATGGTTTACCATGAATATGCACATCAGTTTAAAACTACTACGAAGACACATAGTTAATTTAAACTAACTACCAGGGTTGTAGTCTGTACACTCACTATTAACTGCAGGATTGGTACACCCAGTAGTTGTACATTAACTAATGTCTCCTGAAAGTTCTTTAGGCACAGCCACCCTAATTACCAAGCGCATGATACATCGTGACATTCCTCCTTAAATGCATGTGCAGGTTTTCTCTGATAACATGGGGAAGAAGTCGGAGCCTGAGATTAAGAAGTGCAAGCAGTCAGAGAACTGGACCAAAGTTACCTTCAAGCCTGACCTTGCAAAGTTCAACATGACCGAGCTCGAAGCTGATGTGGTGGCACTCATGATGAAGCGAGTAGTTGATATGGCAGGCACCCTTGGCAAAACGGTGAAGGTTGAGTTGAACGGCGAGAGGGTGGGAGTAAAAGGATTCTCAGATTATGTGCAACTGTATATCGACTCTGCTTCCAAAGAAGGCATCGAGCTACCAAGGTTTTACATAGTTTTTCTCTTACCAGTTTGAGCCTGTCCACGGAAAGCTCTGACAAGCACTATATCTGATGTTCAAATTTGTCTTCCTTTCAGAATTTACCAGAAGGTAAATGATCGTTGGGAGGTGTGTGTGAGTCTAAGTGAAGGCCAGTTCCAGCAGGTGAGTGTGGGCTAGTTTCCTGTGAAGCTCCATTGTAGTGTGTTGTTGTAGTTATGCCTCAGACATTTTGTTTGGATTGCAGGTCAGTTTTGTAAACGGAATTGCAACCATAAGAGGTGGAACTCACGTTGACTACGTCGCGAACCAAATTGCCAGCCATGTGATGGGCGTTGTGAACAAGAAGAACAAGCAGGCTAACATGAAGTTGCATACAGTGAAGGGCTACCTATGGGTATTTGTTAATGCGCTCATTGACAACCCTGCATTTGATTCACAGACCAAAGAGACCTTGACGACTCGTCAAGCAAGCTTTGGGTCCACATGCGAGCTCTCTGAAGAGTTCCTTAAGAAGGGTATGTGATGAGTTAACTTTGCTATCCTTGATTTGTCCATTGTGGCTGCACCACTAATGATACTGTTCACTTCTTACAATTGCAGTCTCTGGCTCGGGTGTTGTTAGCAATCTCCTTTCTTGGGCCGAGTTCAAACTAAACAAGGAACTGAAGAAGACTGATGGAACCAAGAAGACAAGTATTGTTGGCATCCCTAAGCTGGAGGATGCAAATGACGCTGGTGGGAAGAACTCTGACAAGTGCACCTTGATCCTTACCGAGGGAGATTCAGCAAAGGCTCTAGCAGTGAGTAACACGAACCTATTAAATGCCATAGCATACAGTTTCACTGTCATACTGAAGAGTTCAGCCTGTTTTCTCTGCAGATGGCTGGTATAGGTGTAGTAGGAAGGGACCACTATGGCGTGTTTCCTCTCAGGGGTAAATTATTAAATGTGAGAGAAGCAAGCCATAAGCAGCTCATGGAGAATGCAGAGATCCAGAATATAAAGAAAATATTAGGTCTGCAGCATGAAAAGAAGTACGATAGTACGAAGGGCTTGAGATACGGCCACCTCATGATAATGACAGATCAGGTTTGCCTGACAACGTCTCCAATTTATCTCAATTAGTCAAAGTGAAGTTGTTTCTTGGCTTACATTGAACTGATGAAATTTCAGGACCATGATGGTTCCCACATCAAAGGGTTGCTGATCAATTTCATTCACAAAGAGTGGCCATCTCTCCTCAAAGTTCCTTCTTTCTTGGTTGAGTTCATCACTCCAATTATCAAGGTAGGCAAGTCTTTTGGTCGTTGTCAAATGTATTTTTGTGTGTTAAGGTAGACATTAATACATATTAAATCCTAATATTTACCATTCAGTTTTTTTTTTATATTTCTCCCTGCCAGATCAAATTGGTATTGTCACTCCAGTAAAAAATAATGCTTTTGTTAATTTCTCCAGGCAACCAAGGGCAAAGCTGTCAAGGCATTTTACTCTATGCCAGACTATGAAGCATGGAAAGAGAGCTTAGGTGGAAATGCAAGTTCGTGGACTATAAAGTACTACAAGGTGTGCCTTTTGCCCCTCATTCAGTTCTTGCATGGTTTCGCCAAATTTGGTGTTTCCCCCCTTATTTTTACTGGAAGGGGCTATAACAAAGATGGCTGTAGTTATTTTTGGTCTTGATAGAGTTTTGACTTGTACAGGGGCTGGGAACCAGCACAGCTCAAGAAGGTCGGGATTACTTTGAAGATATTACCCATCACAAGAAAGATTTTGTCTGGGCAGATGACAAAGAAGATGGTGAGGCTATTGAGTTAGCATTCAGCAAGAAAAAGATTGCTGAGAGAAAGGACTGGCTGACCAACTATCAGGTTTAATATTTGCATCATTTCCCAGTTTGAAACAAGTCCCTTATTCTGTATCAATAGTAACACACAAACCATATTGCAGCCTGGAACTTGCCTTGACCAACGGGAGAAACGCATCAAGTACAGTGATTTTATCAACAAAGAGCTGATTCTCTTCTCGATGGCAGACCTTGAACGGTCAATACCTTCAATGGTCGATGGCTTTAAACCAGGACAGAGGAAGATTTTGTTTTGCTCGTTCAAGAAGAATTTGGTTAAAGAATCAAAGGTTCGCCAAAGAGCTTTTGAATTTGTGTATTGGAATCATCATGCATATTCCTTAATTTGTTACCTTTATTGGCTACAGGTGGCACAGTTTATTGGTTATGTGTCAGAACACTCAGCATACCACCATGGTGAGCAGAGTCTAGCAAGCACAATTATAGGAATGGCTCAGGATTTTGTTGGCAGCAATAATATCAATCTTTTGGAGCCCCGTGGCCAGTTTGGTACCAGGAATGCGGTGGGTTAGCTTTTGTTAAAGCCAAGTACAATATGACTCTGTTTGTAACGGGTTCTCATGCTTCTTTGCTTGCTAACATTCATTTCAGGGGGGCAAAGATGCTGCTAGTGCTAGGTACATCTTCACCAGATTACAACCTATCACCCGCTTAATTTTCCCAAAGGATGATGATGTTCTTCTGAACTATTTGAATGAAGATGGGCAGTCAATTGAACCCAGTTGGTAATATATATATTATCTCTTCAAACATTCATCCTGCCAATTATGATTGCAATTCAATTTATTTTTGTGTACCTAAAATATGCCACATTATGTTCAGGTATATGCCAATCATTCCCATGGTTTTGGTCAATGGAAGTGAAGGCATTGGCACTGGGTGGAGCACCTATGTCCCAAACTACAATCCAAGAGACATTATTGCTAATCTGAAAAGGTTGCTAAATAACGAGACTATCGTACCAATGGTTCCTTGGTACAGGGGGTTCAAGGTCGGCGCAATGCTTTTACTAGCATATTTCTGTTACATAGGTTTGACTGTTTTAATGCAACAAATGATTTTGATGCAAAATTTTGTTCATCACCTGACAGGGCTCTTTGAAGGAGACAAGTTCAAAGGCAACTGGTGTGACATATACCATCACTGGTGTTATAGAGGAAGTTGCTGACACCAGGCTTAAAATTACTGAGCTTCCCGTCCGCCGCTGGACTACAGATTACAAAGAATTTCTTGAATCCATGTGTCCTATTCCTATTAAGGAAAAGGAAAAGAGCAAGGACAAgaacaaggacaagaagaaggaaaaggataaggacaaggaaaaggagaaggaaaagaGCAAGGAACCACCATTGTTAGAGGTACTGTAGTTCATAGTACAAATAGTTCATTCTCTTGGGGTTTCAG
Proteins encoded in this window:
- the LOC123056120 gene encoding DNA topoisomerase 2 produces the protein MAPAAKKPPLKSSSSHNSAAGDAAGGKTIEETYQKKTQLEHILLRPDTYVGSVQKHTQPLWVYEGGAMVHRPVAYVPGLYKIFDEILVNAADNKQRDPSMDSLKVDIDVGGCCISIYNNGDGVPVEIHQEEGVYVPELIFGHLLTSSNYDDNERKTTGGRNGYGAKLANIFSTEFVIETADGRRQKRYRQVFSDNMGKKSEPEIKKCKQSENWTKVTFKPDLAKFNMTELEADVVALMMKRVVDMAGTLGKTVKVELNGERVGVKGFSDYVQLYIDSASKEGIELPRIYQKVNDRWEVCVSLSEGQFQQVSFVNGIATIRGGTHVDYVANQIASHVMGVVNKKNKQANMKLHTVKGYLWVFVNALIDNPAFDSQTKETLTTRQASFGSTCELSEEFLKKVSGSGVVSNLLSWAEFKLNKELKKTDGTKKTSIVGIPKLEDANDAGGKNSDKCTLILTEGDSAKALAMAGIGVVGRDHYGVFPLRGKLLNVREASHKQLMENAEIQNIKKILGLQHEKKYDSTKGLRYGHLMIMTDQDHDGSHIKGLLINFIHKEWPSLLKVPSFLVEFITPIIKATKGKAVKAFYSMPDYEAWKESLGGNASSWTIKYYKGLGTSTAQEGRDYFEDITHHKKDFVWADDKEDGEAIELAFSKKKIAERKDWLTNYQPGTCLDQREKRIKYSDFINKELILFSMADLERSIPSMVDGFKPGQRKILFCSFKKNLVKESKVAQFIGYVSEHSAYHHGEQSLASTIIGMAQDFVGSNNINLLEPRGQFGTRNAGGKDAASARYIFTRLQPITRLIFPKDDDVLLNYLNEDGQSIEPSWYMPIIPMVLVNGSEGIGTGWSTYVPNYNPRDIIANLKRLLNNETIVPMVPWYRGFKGSLKETSSKATGVTYTITGVIEEVADTRLKITELPVRRWTTDYKEFLESMCPIPIKEKEKSKDKNKDKKKEKDKDKEKEKEKSKEPPLLEEIRSQCDHADVDFELILTEQNMNIAKQEGLEKKFKLTTTIGTTNMHLFDSNGKIRKYDTPEDVLKEFFDLRLDFYVRRKKVMLENMGIELLKYKNKVRFILAVISGDIIVNNRKRAELFLELKQKKYDPFPKKKPTAEPVAVGSTEVDEENDEGPVEAAASDYEYLLAMSIGTLTMEKVKELIAQQDKVDEDLNILSNTEPNTLWLRDLDALEKELDVLDAKLEAEQNDRSRKRAKNAKESNAAPKRQPKKAAAKSQKANLAGSDDEDFEPPNPKPAAQKKKPAPKKASAPVKDEEDDEVAHLKDRLAAYNLDDSSPEPSAMETEEQQKAKKGRNGPSKRGAAKKAMSSLAESDDEDMAEPHHESEGGESSMELEKKTKGRKPAAEKPKATTIRKRAPAQSKVMKQKVMEEILKPTDDSNLSAPSPEKKVRRIRSSPFNKKSGSLLQRAASASTGAEDAEAPPSGSSAEPVAPRRTVRERKVTVVYADSGSEDDESEDEDASEPSESDYSGED